The bacterium genome segment CCTATTTTTCCGCCGGCGGCAACGTCGGGTTCGGGTTCGGACCCGCCGCCGCGAGCATCGCGCTGCACCTCGCCGGTCCGCGGGGGCTGTTCTACCTGCCGGTGTTCAGCATCCCGGCGGCCGTGATCTTGTGGTTCGTCGCGTCGCCCCGGCGGCGAAGCCAGCTCGAAGCCGAATGGCACGAGACCTCGCGGACGGCCTCGTCGGATTCCCAGGCCCACCCGCCGGCCGGGGCCGCGGCGCCGGCGCGGTTCGGAGGCATGGCCGCGCGCACGATGTTGACCCTGCTCGTCAGCTTCGTGATCCTCCGCTCCTGGGTCTCGGTCGGCGAGTCCAGCTTCATTCCGTTGTACCTCACCGGCGTCCATCACCTGAACCCGACCTATGCCGGCCTCTTGATCAGCCTTTTTCTCGGCGCGGGATCGGTGGGCACGCTCCTCGGGGGCGTCGCCGCGGACCGCTGGGGCCGCCGGCGCATGCTGCTCGTCTCCATGCTCGTCCTGCCGCCGCTTTTGTGGCTGATGCCGCGCGCCGTGGGGCCCGTCGGGCTGATCGCCGCGCTGATTGCGGGGATGGCGGCGGTCAGCACCTTCGCCGTCGTCATGGTCATGGCGCAGTCCGTCATCCCGGGCCGGATCGGCCTCATTTCGGGACTGATCATCGGCTTCGCCGTCGGCACCGGCGGCATCGGCACGACGCTGCTCGGGGCCGTCGCGGATCGCTGGGGAGTGCTCCGCGCGCTGGATATCACAGCGCTGCTGCCGCTCGCCGCTTTCGCGATCGCCCTGTTTCTGCCGCCCGACCCGCCGGGTGTACGGAACCCGGACGTCGAATCGACGCGTACTTCGATGGGCGGCATACACGCCAATGTCGCCGGAGGACAGTGATGCGCAGTGAGATCGGGAAGAATGCACGGGTGGATCGCCGGCGGTTCCTGGGATACCTGATCGCCGGCGCACTCACCGCGGTGCGGCCGCCGCACGCCTGGGCCGCCGCCGCCAAGACGCCGCCCCCGCCGGGTTCGCCTCCGGACAAAGTCGGCACATCGGGGGTCACGGTCAAGCCGGACGATCCGGCGATCTCCGCCGGCTCGGTCGAGTTCCCCGGACTCGTCTCGACGCTCCAGGGATACCTTGCCACCCCGGCCGGGGGAGAGACGTACCCCGCCATCCTGCTACTGCACGACGCCAGCGGCTTGTCGGAGCATATGCGCGACGTGGCGCGCCGCTTCGCGAAGATCGGCTACGTCACCCTCGCGCCGGACCTCCTGTCGCGGTCCGGCGGCACGGCGAAGGCCGGCACGCCGGCGCAGGTCGGCGACGCGATGGCGAGGATCCTGATCCCGCAGTTCATCCAGGACGCCAACAGCGCCGTACGCTATCTCGAGACGCACCCGCTCGTCGCCAAGACGCGGGTGGGCATGATGGCGTTCGGTCTCGGCGGGGCTTTCTCGTGGTTCCTGCTGGCGGACAATTCAGACCTTCGGGCGGCCACGATTTGCTACGGCGGCGTGCCGAACCTCCAACTGGTGCCCCGCATCAGCACGTCGGTCCTCGCCATTTACGGCGACGGGGACGGCCACGACGCGGACGACCTCAAAGACCTCGACGCGGCGATGAAAAAATCCGGCGAGCCGTGGACGTACAAGATTGAGCCGAAGGCCGGGCGCGGCTTCTTCGACGACACGCGGCGGGCCTATACGCCGGAGGCCGCGAAGGACGCCTGGAAGATGTCGCTCGACTGGTACGGGAGCCACCTGACCGCCTGACGCCGACCCCGGCGCAGGACTACCGGCGCCCTGCGCCTGATGATATGATTCGTCGAGCGACGTGATCGAGCCGACTCCCCCGCCCATCTGGTTGTTCCGCGCCTTCGCCGTGACGACGGCCGTCGCGGCGTATTTGCTCGTGCTGCTCGGCGGTCTCGTGCGGATCACCGGCGCGGGTCTCGCCTGTCCCGACTGGCCGCTCTGCCACGGCCGCCTCGTTCCGCCGCTCGAGGGGCTGGTGCTGATCGAGTAC includes the following:
- a CDS encoding MFS transporter, whose translation is MNRRVLAQLSYGHFATDLSQGALPALLPLFKSQYHLSYTDVGFVVLMANISSSVIQPAFGVLSDRVQMRWLMPAGALISGTGMILAVSAHHFAVMIAMIFLCGVGVAAFHPEGYKFAGLASGERRATGMSYFSAGGNVGFGFGPAAASIALHLAGPRGLFYLPVFSIPAAVILWFVASPRRRSQLEAEWHETSRTASSDSQAHPPAGAAAPARFGGMAARTMLTLLVSFVILRSWVSVGESSFIPLYLTGVHHLNPTYAGLLISLFLGAGSVGTLLGGVAADRWGRRRMLLVSMLVLPPLLWLMPRAVGPVGLIAALIAGMAAVSTFAVVMVMAQSVIPGRIGLISGLIIGFAVGTGGIGTTLLGAVADRWGVLRALDITALLPLAAFAIALFLPPDPPGVRNPDVESTRTSMGGIHANVAGGQ
- a CDS encoding dienelactone hydrolase family protein, translating into MRSEIGKNARVDRRRFLGYLIAGALTAVRPPHAWAAAAKTPPPPGSPPDKVGTSGVTVKPDDPAISAGSVEFPGLVSTLQGYLATPAGGETYPAILLLHDASGLSEHMRDVARRFAKIGYVTLAPDLLSRSGGTAKAGTPAQVGDAMARILIPQFIQDANSAVRYLETHPLVAKTRVGMMAFGLGGAFSWFLLADNSDLRAATICYGGVPNLQLVPRISTSVLAIYGDGDGHDADDLKDLDAAMKKSGEPWTYKIEPKAGRGFFDDTRRAYTPEAAKDAWKMSLDWYGSHLTA